A portion of the Bombina bombina isolate aBomBom1 chromosome 11, aBomBom1.pri, whole genome shotgun sequence genome contains these proteins:
- the LOC128641716 gene encoding uncharacterized protein LOC128641716: MKLCKEKRSARGTGGGPGYTADLMEYEKKVLNLMGPEVVEGIEVQGDTDDYAGSPPTQSDAHALTEIAACSSVLQEVEENHNEQNIEGEETLLLFEDDSENVEYVLNLQPIQETSPVHSSSTNVEVPEEEIGDVHEDIQQEAQAPTEEAISVNLVNILQLATNFQNEQRAFFQQMSDLQSERLEIDRQSLLARQETNRLLALLVNILQTRIENH, translated from the exons atgaaattatgcaaagaaaaacgttCAGCAAGAGGTACAGGAGGTGGTCCAGGATATACTGCTGATCTAATGGAGTATGAGAAGAAAGTTCTTAATTTGATGGGGCCTGAGGTTGTGGAGGGAATTGAAGTGCAAGGAGACACAGACGATTATGcag gatcccCACCTACACAATCAGATGCTCATGCATTAACAGAGATTGCCGCTTGCAGCAGCGTCCTGCAAGAAGTTG aagagAATCATAATGAACAGAATATTGAAGGAGAGGAAACTTTGCTCCTTTTTGAAG ATGATTCAGAAAATGTTGAATACGTTCTGAATTTACAACCAATACAGGAGACATCTCCTGTACATTCCTCAAGTACAAATGTAGAAGTACCAGAAGAAGAAATTGGAGATGTACACGAAGATATCCAACAAGAAGCACAAGCACCAACTGAAGAGGCAATATCAGTAAATTTGGTTAACATTCTGCAATTAGCCACAAATTTTCAGAATGAACAAAGGGCTTTTTTTCAACAGATGAGTGACCTGCAAAGTGAACGCTTGGAAATTGACAGGCAGAGTTTACTTGCACGTCAAGAGACAAATAGGTTGCTTGCATTACTAGTGAATATTTTACAAACAAGAATTGagaatcattga